A section of the Sceloporus undulatus isolate JIND9_A2432 ecotype Alabama chromosome 3, SceUnd_v1.1, whole genome shotgun sequence genome encodes:
- the SLC18A3 gene encoding vesicular acetylcholine transporter, with product PPPPPPPPPPSSGGPRGAVAKLSAAVGERREALREALRESHRQRRLLLVIVCVALLLDNMLYMVIVPIIPDYIAALDAREVEAEAEEARPSLGSLESLSWVVNGSGSLTPNATSRPPPGMLRPPYPASGNEDLKIGVLFASKALLQLAVNPLSGPFIDRVGYVLPLLIGLAVMFLSTLTFALAENYGTLFAARSLQGLGSAFADTSGIALIADKFPEESERNRALGLALAFISFGSLVAPPFGGVLYQLAGKQTPFLVLAAVCLLDGLLLLLAVKPFGDRARENLPVGTPIYRLMVDPYIIVVAGALTTCNIPLAFLEPTIATWMMKTMHASEWQMGLTWLPAFFPHILGVYLTIKLADRYPHLQWFYGALGMVFIGASSCLVPACHTFGQLMVPLCGICFGIALVDTALLPTLAFLVDVRYVSVYGSVYAIADISYSVAYALGPIVAGEIVHSFGFVQLNLGMGLANVLYAPLLLTLKNICQVKPSRSERDVLLLDEGPKGLYDTIKMEERRGGKSKKALQAAEGNNTLDSRDFRGASEEDSSDYDYT from the exons TCGGGGAGCGCAGGGAGGCTCTGCGGGAGGCTCTGCGGGAGTCTCACCGCCAGCGTCGCCTCCTGCTGGTCATCGTCTGCGTGGCCCTGCTGCTGgacaacatgctctacatggtcATCGTGCCCATCATCCCGGACTACATCGCCGCCCTTGACGCCCGGGAGgtggaggcggaggcagaggaagCGCGCCCCTCTCTGGGGTCTTTGGAGTCCTTGTCCTGGGTGGTCAATGGGAGTGGGTCCCTGACCCCTAACGCCACCTCCAGGCCCCCACCGGGGATGCTGCGCCCTCCGTACCCGGCGTCAGGCAATGAGGACCTGAAGATCGGGGTGCTCTTCGCCTCGAAGGCGCTGCTGCAGCTGGCAGTGAACCCTCTGAGCGGTCCCTTCATCGACCGGGTGGGCTATGTGCTGCCCCTCCTGATCGGGCTGGCCGTCATGTTCCTCTCGACGTTGACCTTTGCCTTGGCTGAGAACTACGGCACCCTCTTCGCCGCCCGGAGCCTCCAG GGTTTGGGCTCAGCCTTCGCGGACACGTCGGGCATCGCCCTGATCGCGGACAAGTTCCCCGAGGAATCGGAGCGGAACCGGGCGCTGGGTCTGGCCCTGGCTTTCATCTCCTTCGGCAGCCTAGTGGCGCCCCCTTTCGGCGGGGTACTCTACCAGCTGGCCGGCAAGCAGACCCCGTTCCTAGTGCTGGCCGCCGTCTGCCTCCTggatggcctcctcctcctcttggccgTCAAGCCATTCGGAGACCGGGCCCGAGAGAACCTCCCTGTCGGGACCCCCATCTATCGACTGATGGTGGACCCTTACATCATTGTCGTGGCCGGGGCCCTCACCACCTGCAACATCCCGCTGGCCTTCCTGGAGCCCACCATCGCCACCTGGATGATGAAGACCATGCACGCCAGTGAGTGGCAGATGGGACTCACGTGGCTTCCCGCCTTCTTTCCTCACATCCTGGGTGTCTACCTCACCATCAAACTGGCCGACAGGTATCCTCACCTGCAGTGGTTCTACGGGGCCCTGGGTATGGTCTTCATCGGGGCCAGCTCCTGCTTGGTCCCAGCTTGTCACACCTTTGGGCAGCTCATGGTCCCTCTCTGTGGCATCTGCTTCGGCATCGCCCTGGTTGACACTGCCCTCCTGCCCACCTTGGCTTTCCTGGTCGATGTCCGCTACGTCTCAGTGTATGGCAGCGTCTATGCCATCGCTGACATCTCCTACTCGGTGGCTTATGCCCTGGGCCCCATCGTGGCAGGGGAGATTGTCCACTCTTTCGGCTTCGTCCAGCTCAACCTGGGCATGGGCCTGGCCAACGTCCTCTACGCCCCGCTCCTCTTGACCCTCAAGAACATCTGCCAGGTCAAGCCCTCCAGGTCGGAGAGGGATGTCCTCCTCCTGGACGAAGGGCCCAAGGGACTCTATGACACCATCAAGATGGAAGAACGTCGAGGCGGCAAGAGCAAGAAAGCCCTCCAGGCAGCTGAAGGGAACAACACTCTAGACTCTAGAGACTTCCGAGGAGCTTCAGAGGAGGACTCTTCGGACTATGACTATACTTAG